The following are encoded together in the Balearica regulorum gibbericeps isolate bBalReg1 chromosome 31, bBalReg1.pri, whole genome shotgun sequence genome:
- the LOC142598811 gene encoding olfactory receptor 14J1-like, with the protein MSYDRYVAICQPLHYGTLLGSRACVHMAAAAWGSGFLNAVLHTANTFSIPLCQGNALDQFFCEIPQILNLSCSGSYLREVGLLILSSVLSFRCFVFIVLSYVQIFRAVLRIPSEQGRHKAFSTCLPHLAKVSLLVSTVIFSHLKHPSISSPSLDLVVAVLYSVVPQAVNPLFYSMRNQELKDALRKLIQWTLHHQQ; encoded by the coding sequence ATGTCCTATGACCGctacgttgccatctgccaACCCCTGCACTATGGGaccctgctgggcagcagagcttgtgtccacatggcagcagctgcctggggcagtgggtttctcaatgctgtgctgcacacggccaatacattttctataCCACTCTGCCAGGGCAATGCCCTGGACCaattcttctgtgaaattcCCCAGATCCTCAATCTCTCCTGCTCAGGCTCGTATCTCAGGGAAGTAGGGCTTCTTATATTAAGTTCTGTTTTATCATTTcgctgttttgttttcattgtgctgtcctatgtgcagatcttcagggccgtgctgaggatcccctctgagcagggacggcacaaagccttttccacgtgcctTCCTCACCTGGCCAAGGTCTCCCTGCTTGTCAGCACTGTCATATTTTCACACCTGAAACACCCATCCatctcttccccatccctggacctGGTGGTGGCAGTTCTGTACTCGGTGGTGCCTCAAGCAGTAAACCCCCTTttctacagcatgaggaaccaggagCTCAAGGATGCCTTGAGGAAACTAATCCAATGGACCTTGCACCACCAACagtaa